A genome region from Proteus vulgaris includes the following:
- a CDS encoding YheV family putative zinc ribbon protein, with amino-acid sequence MSATRKRFIAGAVCPHCQAQDTLKMWREDKVDIVECAKCGHQQRQTEGEVNSLVRENEQVIGIFTPQ; translated from the coding sequence ATGTCTGCAACCCGTAAACGCTTTATCGCAGGAGCCGTGTGTCCACACTGTCAAGCTCAAGATACACTTAAAATGTGGCGTGAAGATAAAGTGGATATTGTGGAATGTGCGAAATGTGGCCATCAGCAACGGCAAACAGAGGGTGAGGTTAACTCGCTTGTTCGTGAAAATGAACAAGTCATTGGGATCTTTACACCACAATAA
- the tusD gene encoding sulfurtransferase complex subunit TusD: MSSLTYCLVVTGPHYGTEQASSAYLFANALLEKGHQIAQIFFYREGVVNANKWVSPANDEFDLPKAWVALAKKHQIPLHVCVAAALRRGIIDEQQAKEQEMDSYNMAPEFELSGLGSLAQAMLTCSRVVQF, translated from the coding sequence ATGAGTTCCTTGACATATTGCTTAGTGGTTACGGGGCCTCATTACGGAACTGAACAAGCTTCGAGTGCCTATTTATTCGCAAATGCCCTTCTTGAAAAAGGGCATCAAATTGCACAAATTTTCTTCTATCGGGAAGGTGTTGTGAACGCAAATAAATGGGTATCGCCTGCAAATGATGAATTTGATCTTCCTAAAGCGTGGGTTGCCTTGGCGAAAAAACATCAAATTCCCTTGCATGTTTGTGTTGCTGCCGCATTGCGTAGAGGAATTATTGATGAGCAGCAAGCCAAAGAGCAGGAAATGGATAGCTATAACATGGCACCTGAATTTGAGTTAAGTGGTTTAGGATCACTGGCTCAAGCGATGTTGACCTGTTCCCGTGTGGTGCAATTTTAA
- a CDS encoding transcriptional regulator, with protein sequence MSSPLFNGDSSEFEKLDSRPFTQTDHEVLKSYEAAVDGLAMLIGNHCEIVLHSLEDLKCSAVKIANGEHTGRKIGSPITDLALQMLHDITDEDSSFSKAYFTRAKSGALMKSITIAIRNRERRVIGLLCINMNLDVPFSEIIKTFIPEETHEVASDVNFASSVDDLVAQTLEFTIEEVNNDREVANNAKNKQVVLSLYEKGIFDIKDAINQVADRLNISKHTVYLYIRQFKNGE encoded by the coding sequence ATGTCTAGCCCGTTATTTAATGGTGACAGCAGCGAGTTTGAAAAACTAGATAGCCGACCTTTTACTCAAACTGATCACGAAGTACTAAAGTCCTATGAAGCTGCCGTGGATGGTTTGGCAATGCTTATTGGTAATCATTGTGAAATCGTATTGCACTCTCTGGAAGATTTGAAATGTTCAGCGGTTAAAATCGCGAATGGAGAACATACTGGTCGTAAGATTGGTTCTCCAATTACCGATTTGGCATTACAAATGTTACATGACATCACAGATGAAGATTCAAGTTTTTCAAAGGCTTATTTTACTAGAGCGAAAAGTGGTGCATTGATGAAGTCAATCACGATTGCTATTCGTAATCGTGAACGTCGTGTCATTGGTTTATTGTGTATTAATATGAACCTTGATGTCCCATTTTCTGAAATAATCAAAACCTTTATTCCTGAAGAAACGCATGAAGTCGCATCTGATGTTAACTTTGCATCATCCGTTGATGATTTAGTCGCTCAAACATTAGAGTTCACGATTGAAGAAGTTAATAATGATCGTGAAGTTGCGAATAATGCTAAGAATAAACAAGTCGTATTAAGCCTTTATGAGAAAGGTATTTTTGATATCAAAGATGCTATTAATCAGGTTGCAGACCGCTTAAACATCTCAAAACATACTGTGTATCTCTATATTCGCCAGTTTAAAAATGGCGAATAA
- the kefB gene encoding glutathione-regulated potassium-efflux system protein KefB, with the protein MEDNWMIKAVLFFLCAAVVMVPIAQRLKIGAVLGYLIAGIAIGPWGLGLFKDVDNILHFAELGVVFLMFLIGLELNPAKLWELRRAIFGVGSMQVVLTASIFSGLILVFTSFSWQAAVIGGLGIAMSSTAMALQLMNEKGMNHNEGGQLGFAVLLFQDMAVIPILAVIPLLAGETASSDWYRIGVKVAAFAGLLICGRYLLRPLLRLVVKSGVREVFTAAALLVVLGAAIFMETLGFSMAMGTFIAGVLLADSEYRHELEIAIEPFKGLLLGLFFISVGMSLDIGILWRYLPQVLLGVLVLVIVKALILYSIAWLAKLHFSPRLQFSAVLSQGGEFAFVVFSTSMAMGVLESQQMALLLVVVTLSMMTTPLVMQMTDAVFARRYNEAKTDEQPFVENNHPEVILVGFGRMGQVVGRLLMANKINVTVLEHDVGSISTMRKYGYKVYYGDATDLNLLRAAGAEHAKTIVITSNEPEATMEIVHLCQHHFPNLHIIARARGRVEAHELLKAGVTDFSRETFSSALELGRKTLIELGMHPHQAYRAQQHFRRLDINLLRKLVDESPEEVSNVSRVKEARRELEELFSEEIRQEHHQPDIWDDSLTEDIPQIHKEKKSIDK; encoded by the coding sequence ATGGAAGATAATTGGATGATTAAAGCTGTTCTCTTTTTCCTGTGTGCTGCCGTGGTTATGGTACCTATTGCACAGCGTCTTAAAATTGGTGCTGTACTCGGTTATTTGATTGCTGGTATTGCGATCGGACCTTGGGGATTAGGGCTGTTTAAAGATGTCGATAATATCTTACATTTTGCTGAATTAGGGGTGGTTTTTTTAATGTTCCTTATTGGTTTGGAATTAAATCCAGCCAAGTTATGGGAACTGAGACGTGCCATTTTTGGTGTGGGTTCAATGCAGGTGGTATTAACCGCTTCTATTTTTTCAGGGCTTATTCTTGTTTTTACGTCTTTCTCATGGCAGGCCGCTGTGATTGGTGGATTAGGTATTGCGATGTCTTCTACGGCGATGGCATTGCAACTTATGAATGAGAAAGGAATGAACCACAATGAAGGCGGGCAATTAGGTTTCGCTGTTTTACTTTTCCAAGATATGGCGGTTATTCCTATCTTGGCTGTTATTCCTTTGTTAGCCGGAGAAACGGCAAGTAGCGATTGGTATCGCATTGGTGTGAAAGTCGCGGCTTTTGCTGGGTTGCTGATTTGTGGTCGTTATTTATTACGTCCACTTTTACGCTTAGTGGTGAAGTCTGGCGTCAGAGAAGTTTTTACTGCTGCCGCACTACTTGTTGTATTAGGTGCCGCTATTTTTATGGAAACCTTAGGTTTTTCCATGGCAATGGGCACCTTTATTGCGGGAGTGTTATTGGCAGATTCAGAATATCGACATGAATTAGAGATCGCTATTGAACCTTTTAAAGGTCTACTTTTAGGACTCTTTTTTATTTCTGTCGGTATGTCTTTAGATATCGGTATTTTATGGCGCTATCTTCCACAAGTATTATTGGGCGTCTTAGTGCTGGTTATTGTGAAAGCCTTGATCCTTTACAGTATTGCTTGGTTAGCCAAATTGCATTTTTCCCCGCGTTTACAATTCTCGGCGGTATTAAGCCAAGGTGGTGAATTTGCGTTTGTTGTGTTCTCGACATCGATGGCTATGGGCGTATTAGAGAGTCAGCAAATGGCATTATTGTTGGTTGTTGTCACACTTTCTATGATGACAACGCCTCTTGTGATGCAAATGACAGACGCTGTGTTTGCTCGTCGTTATAATGAAGCCAAAACAGACGAACAGCCTTTTGTTGAAAATAATCACCCAGAGGTCATTCTTGTCGGATTTGGTCGAATGGGGCAGGTTGTAGGGCGTTTGTTAATGGCAAATAAGATTAACGTCACAGTATTAGAGCATGATGTTGGAAGCATAAGCACCATGCGTAAATATGGCTATAAAGTTTATTACGGTGATGCAACCGATCTCAATCTATTGCGTGCTGCTGGCGCAGAGCATGCTAAAACGATTGTTATTACCAGTAATGAACCTGAAGCTACGATGGAAATCGTTCATCTTTGCCAACATCATTTTCCTAATTTGCATATTATTGCAAGGGCAAGAGGACGAGTTGAAGCTCATGAGTTGCTCAAAGCAGGGGTGACAGATTTTAGCCGTGAAACATTTTCTAGCGCCTTAGAATTAGGACGCAAAACATTAATTGAATTAGGCATGCATCCTCATCAAGCATATCGAGCACAACAGCATTTTCGTCGTCTGGATATTAACTTATTGAGAAAGCTGGTGGATGAATCTCCGGAAGAAGTCTCTAACGTTTCACGAGTAAAAGAAGCGAGACGGGAACTTGAAGAGCTTTTTAGTGAAGAAATTCGTCAAGAGCACCATCAGCCTGATATTTGGGATGACTCTTTAACAGAAGACATTCCTCAAATACATAAAGAAAAAAAATCTATTGATAAATAG
- the kefG gene encoding glutathione-regulated potassium-efflux system ancillary protein KefG, with product MSNASNVLLVYVHPEPRQSIANKALLKAVRDLENITIHDLYATYPDFFIDIHHEQSLLCKHQVIVFQFPLQTYSCPALLKEWQDRVLTRPFANKAGRAQLKGKSFRCVITTGEPELAYQHNGKNHYTLTELLRPFELMAEMCGMRWLSPMVVYSARQQSKTTLTYIGEAYRHWLSAPLEGEQA from the coding sequence ATGTCAAACGCATCAAATGTATTGCTGGTGTATGTTCATCCCGAGCCGCGCCAATCAATTGCTAATAAAGCATTATTAAAAGCGGTGAGGGATTTAGAGAATATAACTATCCATGATTTATATGCTACTTATCCTGATTTTTTTATTGATATACACCATGAACAATCCTTGCTGTGTAAGCACCAAGTGATCGTTTTTCAATTTCCATTACAAACATATAGTTGTCCAGCATTATTAAAAGAGTGGCAAGACCGAGTGTTAACTCGCCCCTTTGCCAATAAAGCAGGTCGGGCACAATTAAAAGGTAAGTCATTTCGTTGTGTAATTACAACGGGAGAGCCAGAACTGGCTTATCAACATAATGGGAAGAATCACTACACACTCACAGAATTATTACGCCCTTTTGAATTAATGGCCGAAATGTGTGGTATGCGCTGGCTATCACCCATGGTTGTGTATTCAGCAAGACAACAATCTAAAACAACACTGACTTATATCGGTGAAGCTTATCGTCATTGGCTAAGTGCACCACTTGAAGGGGAGCAAGCTTAA
- the tusB gene encoding sulfurtransferase complex subunit TusB, producing the protein MLYTYSVSIYQSDLATFLSLLTKEDDVLLIQDGVLAVLEDNPLLKYCLQQQISVYALIDDVLARGLKDQVSHHIKLINYGGFVDLTVKHPQQIHWGA; encoded by the coding sequence ATGTTGTATACTTATTCTGTCTCTATTTATCAAAGTGATTTAGCGACTTTTTTATCTTTATTGACAAAAGAAGATGATGTTTTGTTAATACAAGATGGTGTACTCGCAGTCCTCGAAGATAATCCTTTATTAAAATATTGTCTTCAACAGCAAATTTCAGTTTACGCATTAATTGATGATGTTTTAGCAAGAGGCTTAAAAGATCAAGTATCTCATCATATTAAACTTATCAATTATGGTGGTTTTGTCGATTTGACGGTAAAACACCCCCAACAAATTCATTGGGGAGCATAG
- a CDS encoding SlyX family protein, with protein sequence MDIKEVERLLIQLESKVAFQDATIEELNQVVTQQQIEISRFKEALKIVSERLKNSQTSILARPEDETPPPHY encoded by the coding sequence ATGGATATTAAGGAAGTAGAACGATTGCTCATTCAATTAGAAAGCAAAGTTGCTTTCCAAGATGCGACTATTGAAGAATTGAATCAAGTCGTCACACAACAGCAAATTGAAATTAGCCGCTTTAAGGAAGCCTTAAAAATTGTTTCTGAGCGCTTAAAAAATTCTCAAACCTCAATACTTGCTAGACCTGAGGATGAAACGCCTCCACCTCACTATTAA
- the rpsL gene encoding 30S ribosomal protein S12, with product MATINQLVRKSRSSKVVKSNVPALEACPQKRGVCTRVYTTTPKKPNSALRKVCRVRLTNGFEVSSYIGGEGHNLQEHSVILIRGGRVKDLPGVRYHTVRGALDCSGVKDRKQARSKYGVKKPKA from the coding sequence ATGGCAACTATTAATCAGCTGGTACGCAAATCTCGTAGCTCGAAAGTTGTTAAAAGCAACGTTCCAGCTCTGGAAGCTTGCCCGCAAAAGCGTGGCGTATGTACTCGTGTATATACTACCACTCCAAAAAAACCAAACTCAGCACTGCGTAAAGTATGCCGTGTGCGTTTGACTAACGGTTTCGAAGTTTCTTCCTACATCGGTGGTGAAGGCCACAACTTGCAGGAGCACTCCGTAATCCTAATCCGTGGTGGTCGTGTTAAAGACTTACCAGGTGTGCGTTACCACACTGTTCGCGGCGCGCTGGACTGTTCTGGTGTTAAAGACCGTAAACAAGCTCGTTCTAAGTACGGTGTGAAGAAGCCAAAGGCTTAA
- the slyD gene encoding peptidylprolyl isomerase, protein MKVANDLVVSLAYQVRSEDGVLVDESTVSAPLDYLHGRGSLISGLENALTGREVGEKFDVEVASDDAYGQYDENLVQRVPKDVFVGVDELEVGMRFLADTDQGPVPVEITGIEGDEVIVDGNHMLAGQNLKFHVEIVAIREATEEELAHGHVHGEEEEHECCGGHGHGEEGGCCGGGHGHGHSHGEEGGCCGGGGHGHGGHGHGNGGCGCQH, encoded by the coding sequence ATGAAAGTAGCAAACGACTTGGTAGTTAGTCTGGCTTATCAAGTAAGATCAGAAGACGGTGTTTTAGTTGATGAGTCCACGGTGAGTGCACCGTTAGACTATCTGCATGGCCGTGGTTCTTTAATCAGTGGTTTAGAAAATGCATTAACAGGTCGCGAAGTCGGTGAAAAATTCGACGTAGAAGTTGCTTCTGATGATGCATATGGTCAATACGACGAAAACTTAGTTCAACGCGTACCGAAAGATGTTTTTGTTGGTGTTGATGAGTTAGAAGTGGGTATGCGTTTTCTTGCTGATACCGATCAAGGTCCAGTACCAGTAGAAATTACAGGTATTGAAGGCGACGAAGTTATCGTTGATGGTAACCACATGTTAGCAGGTCAAAACCTGAAGTTTCATGTTGAAATCGTTGCAATTCGTGAAGCGACTGAAGAAGAATTAGCTCACGGTCACGTACACGGTGAAGAAGAAGAGCACGAATGTTGTGGTGGCCACGGTCACGGTGAAGAAGGCGGATGCTGTGGCGGTGGTCACGGACATGGCCATTCACACGGTGAAGAAGGTGGATGCTGCGGTGGCGGCGGTCATGGTCATGGTGGTCATGGTCACGGCAATGGCGGTTGTGGTTGCCAGCACTAA
- the rpsG gene encoding 30S ribosomal protein S7, producing the protein MPRRRVIGQRKILPDPKFGSELLAKFVNILMVDGKKSTAESIVYNALETLAQRSGKTELEAFEIALDNVRPTVEVKSRRVGGSTYQVPVEVRPVRRNALAMRWIVEAARKRGDKSMALRLANELSDAAENKGAAVKKREDVHRMADANKAFAHYRW; encoded by the coding sequence ATGCCACGTCGTCGTGTAATTGGTCAACGTAAAATTCTGCCAGATCCTAAGTTCGGATCAGAACTGCTGGCTAAATTTGTAAACATTCTGATGGTAGACGGTAAAAAATCTACTGCAGAATCTATTGTATATAATGCGCTTGAGACCCTGGCTCAGCGTTCAGGCAAAACTGAACTGGAAGCGTTCGAAATCGCATTAGATAACGTACGTCCTACTGTGGAAGTTAAATCCCGCCGTGTTGGTGGTTCAACTTACCAAGTTCCAGTTGAAGTACGCCCAGTTCGTCGTAATGCATTAGCAATGCGTTGGATTGTTGAAGCTGCTCGTAAACGCGGTGATAAATCCATGGCGCTTCGCCTGGCAAATGAATTATCTGATGCGGCTGAAAACAAAGGCGCTGCTGTTAAGAAACGTGAAGACGTTCACCGTATGGCAGATGCAAACAAGGCGTTCGCACACTACCGTTGGTAA
- a CDS encoding DMT family transporter, with product MYLHQYWAKLGPTTLFVLLWSSGAIFSRWGLDNGSSFAILTWRFIIALVFLTFLCIQRHRFLPPKGSRLKTAWVGLLIIGGYSICYLLALANSITPGMLATIMGVQPIITLWIIERNFTATRLFGLLIALAGLVLVVAQSLFNTALSLTGMIYALIALLCMSFGAISQKKLQLAPMDALPLQYVVSLVLCLLFVPFQPFHASFDIGFVIPVLWLAVIISVVAQLLLYRLLTTGNLVNVTSLFYLVPGVTALMDYIFLGNKMSWLSLAGMGAIIVGLLFVFKKPKAIIVEEAVD from the coding sequence ATGTATTTACATCAATATTGGGCAAAACTCGGCCCAACGACATTATTCGTTTTATTGTGGAGTAGTGGTGCTATCTTTTCTCGTTGGGGATTAGATAATGGTAGCTCATTTGCTATTTTAACGTGGCGTTTTATTATCGCTTTAGTATTTCTCACTTTCTTGTGTATTCAGCGCCATCGCTTTTTACCCCCCAAAGGAAGCCGTTTAAAAACGGCATGGGTTGGCCTACTTATTATCGGTGGCTATTCCATCTGTTATCTTTTAGCACTCGCTAATAGCATTACACCTGGAATGCTAGCCACCATTATGGGTGTTCAACCGATTATTACCCTATGGATAATAGAGCGTAATTTTACAGCGACACGACTATTCGGGCTTTTAATCGCCTTAGCAGGATTAGTATTAGTCGTTGCCCAAAGTTTATTTAATACAGCGTTATCATTAACGGGAATGATTTATGCCTTAATTGCACTACTTTGTATGAGCTTTGGCGCAATCTCACAGAAAAAACTGCAATTAGCCCCCATGGATGCCCTACCGTTACAATATGTTGTTAGCCTTGTGTTGTGCTTGTTATTTGTCCCCTTCCAGCCATTTCATGCTTCATTCGATATTGGCTTTGTTATTCCAGTCCTTTGGCTTGCGGTGATCATTTCTGTAGTTGCACAATTGCTACTATACCGCTTACTCACAACCGGTAATTTAGTTAATGTCACGAGTTTATTTTATTTAGTACCAGGCGTGACAGCATTAATGGATTACATCTTCTTAGGTAATAAGATGTCTTGGTTGAGCTTAGCAGGGATGGGAGCAATTATTGTCGGCTTGCTGTTTGTTTTTAAAAAGCCCAAAGCCATTATTGTAGAAGAGGCCGTAGACTAA
- the tusC gene encoding sulfurtransferase complex subunit TusC has product MKKMNSIAFLFTQAPHGNSAGREGLDALLATSALTEDIGVFFISDGVFQLVENQQPEGILSRHHAATFKVLPLYDVTNVYISQKDMVHRGLSSQTSFVLDVQVISHQDIAQKLSEYDVVLRF; this is encoded by the coding sequence ATGAAGAAAATGAATTCGATCGCATTCCTTTTTACTCAAGCGCCTCATGGTAATAGTGCAGGGCGAGAAGGTTTAGATGCTTTACTTGCAACCTCTGCATTAACAGAAGATATTGGCGTTTTTTTTATCTCTGATGGTGTGTTTCAACTTGTTGAAAATCAACAGCCTGAAGGGATATTGTCACGTCATCATGCGGCAACATTTAAAGTACTACCCTTGTATGATGTGACAAATGTCTATATATCTCAGAAAGACATGGTTCATCGTGGATTATCCTCTCAAACTTCTTTTGTGTTGGATGTTCAGGTGATATCCCATCAAGATATCGCTCAAAAATTGAGTGAATATGATGTGGTATTACGCTTTTAA
- the fkpA gene encoding FKBP-type peptidyl-prolyl cis-trans isomerase, whose protein sequence is MKSLLKTTLLATSLAFAFSAPHAFAEEATAKVPTLNSAFKTQNEQNAYALGASMGRYMEAALQEQKNIGITLDSKQLLAGVQDAFNSKSKLSDSEIELTLAAFEDQVRTAATAKMEKEATENKIAGDKFRTEFAAEKGVVKTKSGLLYLVENPGKGKTPTDADRVTVNYKGMLIDGKQFDSSYDRNEPLTISLKSVIPGWTEGMKYIKEGGKIKLVIPPELGYGQRATSGIPANSTLVFEVELLSVESEK, encoded by the coding sequence ATGAAATCTTTATTAAAAACGACGTTGCTGGCAACCAGTTTAGCTTTCGCATTCAGTGCACCTCATGCATTCGCTGAAGAAGCAACCGCTAAAGTGCCAACACTAAATAGCGCATTTAAAACTCAAAATGAGCAAAATGCCTATGCGTTAGGCGCGTCGATGGGCCGCTATATGGAAGCTGCGTTACAAGAACAAAAAAATATTGGTATTACTTTAGATTCTAAACAACTGTTAGCGGGTGTTCAGGATGCATTTAACAGTAAATCAAAATTATCAGACTCTGAAATTGAATTAACGTTAGCGGCTTTTGAAGATCAAGTCCGTACTGCTGCAACAGCAAAAATGGAAAAAGAAGCGACTGAGAACAAAATTGCGGGTGATAAATTCCGTACAGAGTTTGCCGCGGAAAAAGGTGTGGTAAAAACCAAATCAGGGTTACTCTATTTAGTTGAAAATCCTGGGAAAGGTAAAACACCAACAGATGCTGATCGTGTTACTGTAAACTACAAAGGCATGCTGATTGATGGTAAACAATTTGATAGCTCTTATGATCGTAACGAACCTCTGACAATTAGCCTGAAAAGCGTTATCCCTGGCTGGACAGAAGGTATGAAATACATCAAAGAAGGCGGTAAAATCAAGTTAGTTATTCCACCAGAATTAGGCTACGGACAACGTGCAACAAGTGGTATTCCAGCTAACTCAACATTAGTCTTTGAAGTTGAATTACTGAGTGTTGAAAGCGAGAAGTAA